From Chryseobacterium camelliae:
ATCTTATGAGGTAAGATGGCCTTTTGATTTTTTCATGTTTTTCTGCTGCAATGAATCAGATGGGAAAATTCTATGTTTGGAGATTGCATATTGCTGCTATTTCAGGGCAGGTTCTTCAGCCTGTGGTGGGAAAGTGGTGTGCAGGTAATCCACATAATCGCTGTTGCCTACATCCGTGCCTGTGAGTGCATAGGTTCTTGTTGTCCAGTTTTGGCTTTTGGCCCGTGTAGGTATTTTGGAATAAAGAGTCTGGGTACAAAAAGGATAAGTGCCCGTGATAATGCTCCTCCCAGGCTGTGTCCGGCCACCATGATAATGGCGTTCGGGTCATTCACTGTGGAGAAATAGTCTGTAATCGAATTACCGGAGTTCAGGCTAAGCAGAAAACTGATACCGTTTAAGATACCATGAGGGATTTTGGATGGTATCGGTTTCCGGACAATAAGGCCAATCTGCAATTTTGCCGCCCAACAAATCCTCATTCCTCTTATCAAAGTTAGACATTTGTTGTGAGGCATGCTTAAGATGTGATTTGCTTTAGATTCTTAGCTATTCATTCCAAATTATGGTCTTTTTAATTTCATTGACCAGATAAATTTTAAAGTTGTACATTACAGGAACAGCTTTTTCCATTTGGCCACGGTATTTCTGCTAAGCCTGAAATGTATGGCCAGTTCGCTGTTATTCAAAGAATTTTTTCTTTGGTAATCCAGGATCTTTATAATTGTAGATTTGTCGTAAGATTTATGACGTTGATTAAATTGTCCTATAGAAGCATTTTCCGAACCGAAGATTTTTTTTTGAAGATTGATTACATCAAAAGTATTTAGTTTTGATTTTTGCAAAATATCACTACATGCTTCAAGCTTATCAGGATGTTTAATGGTGATCATATCAGTGTAAATTTTTTTATAGTTCGGATGGCTCATAAAATAATAATTGACTTAATTAGATTCAAAATTTAGTAGAATTTTTATGAGATTTTACGATCTCTTATTGTGCTGTATTTCTGCAACCATTTATACAAAGTGGTCTTTGGTATATTGTATTCCTCTGTAATCTGGCTTGTTGTCTTTGTTTCGTTTCGGATGAGTTCTATAACGAATTCGATAATCTCCTTTGTGTAAATATTCTTGCGGAAAGAAGGAAGGGCAAGCTTTCCTGTCTTCTTATTTTCATATTTTTGGTTATCGATAGGAGCATATAGGATAAGATGTTGAGAATAAATCCTAAAGAAATCGTACTCCAGCAGTTTGCACCATTTCAGGATGAAATCCGCGTAGAGGTTTTCAGCTTCATACATTTGCGCAATTTCTTTTTCAGTACAGTCAAAGAATTTACAAATCCTCGTAAGTTCTATTTGAGTTTCCTGTACGCGTTGCTCGATCAGTTTTCCAATGTGTATTTGTTTAAAGTTCATTAATGATCCATTATTATTTTATAAATAATTCTATTTTCTATCATTTAGGCTCATATCTACAGATGAAGTAAATTTCTCTATGTCTATATTGCTTAAACCTGACATACCAAGCTTAATTATTTTTTTTCTGTTTGCTGGACGCTGTAAAATAATAGTCAGCTTACGATTAAACTGATTACCAGTGAATTTCATTCGTATGATATCACTGAAGGGTAACTCTAACTGCTTTTTCCAATCCATTTTTTTGAAAGGATGATATTTCCTGATTGACAGAAACATGCTACTATTAATAACTTCTACATATCGTAAGTCCCATATTAGAAATAACTGTAAAAATATCAGCAACAAAATAGCGATGAATATGAACAGAGAGATCCTAATTTGACATAGCAAGAAAATAATAGGTGTTAATGAGATACAAAGAAGAAGACCAATATTAATTAAGAACAAATAACGGTTGATAAATCGCTTATTATCTATTTTCATAATTTTAATAATGTTCAGGTTTAGAAAACAAAAGCATTGATATTTTCCCTTCTTTATGGATTAAAAACAACATAATTTCTTACTTTATCACATACAGCAGCGCTACGTACAGTTTTCTAATTGTCAAATTTATTATTAAGCTAGGCCGCTAACCTGTATAGAGCTATATTACTCTTGATTTTTGATTATTTTTTCCCATCATGATCAGAAAGATGATTAGAATTGCAGAAGTCATATAAATCTGGTAAATTTTTATCACAACTTCTTCAATATTGTGTGTCCTAACATTTCATATTAGAATCTTTTTTTTTAATCTAAATATTTGGTTATCAATTGTATTGAATATTAATCATACTCTCTCATAAACTCTAGAATATATCTGTGATTTAACTAAAAAGCTGCAACCTCCAGTTTCAATAATTTTTTTCATCATTATAAAATGAAAAAGAATGATTGCAGCTAAAAATTCAATGATGGATAATATTTAATCCATTATAGGAATGCTCCGGAATGTTCCCTGGCACCATCCTGCATTTGTTGCCTGCACAGAAGCAGTATTGCCAGTCAGCGTAAATCGGAAAAGATAATTAACGCTTCCCCAGTTGACATAAAAAGAAGTTGCATCATTGGGGTTGATGGTTACCACGTTCTGGGAGACCATCTGGAAGCCGGTACCAATCTTGTAAAAGACCGAAAAGGTAAAATCTGTAGAATAATCGGCGATCCTGCCTGTAAAATCCAGCCGGCAGGCTTTGCTGCCCACATAGATGCCCGTCCAGTAATTATTGGAGCCTGCATTACGGTTATACAATCCGGAGGAGTAGAGCACATCTATAGGGGTTGCCTGTTGCAGTAATCCACTCGTATCCGTCACCAGCACCTGTGACACGTTGGGCATCAGGATATCGGACAGCACCCGTACCCGCGCGTCACCATTAACATCCAGGATCCGGGTTGGGGAGGTGGTTAAGATCCCGACCTGGGCATCCATTGATAGGCCCGTCATTATCAATAATAAAATCGTCAGTCTTCTCATCTTATGAATGGTATAATGAAACAAATGAGCCGGTCACTCCAATGGAGGCCGAATTGGTTACACTGATGCTACCAAGCCCTGTAGAAGGTATGACCGGGTCGGTAACGGTATAGACAAAATTGTAGGTGGTGCCGGAAACCGTTAGGGCCACGGTGAAAGTGGTACTGCTGGTGCCGGAAACCGTGATGCTGGTGCTGGTTTGCGAAACCGGTGTCCCTACTACGGAGAATCCTGAACCATAATCATAGAACACGGAAAAGGTGAAATCTATCCCGCTGCCTATTGCAGCCCTCCCGGTAAAATCGAATTTGGTTCCTTTAGCACCTACCTTGATGTTATTCCAATTGTTGACCGATGTAGATTTGACATAGATGCCTGTGGAGTACATCGTATCCAGTGGTGTGCTCCGGTGCAAGTTGCCATCTGTATCTGCCGTGATGACGTAAGCAATATTAGGTGCAGAGATGGTGTTGAGGGTTCTAACCCGCATATCCCCGTTGACATCCAGGATTTTGGTGGGGTTGCTTGTATTAATACCGACTTGGCTATACGCAAAGCCTGAAATAAGCAGGCTGGCTGCCAGGATTCTTTTTTTTGTGTTTAGTAATGGTTTCATCATTTATTGAATTGATTATATTATTAAAGTGTTGATACTGTAGTTGGCATCCGACCTGCGAATCAAATCTTTGATCCAAAATATCTGTAAAAGAGGTGAAAGGAGATTGAGATATACATACTTTTTAGACGGATATCAATGATATATAACACGAACATCTAAAGGGACTTTTAGATATACATTTAAAGAGGTATTAAATGGATATCCTTAAAGGACTGTTTTAAAACCAGTAGAACTTTGTCAGAAGATGCGTTTTTTTCGTATCTCATAACATATAACTCATACCACTTTCTAACATTGGCAAGCGTGCATAAAGAAAGGTTATCTATTCTTCTTCATTCCTTCCACCTCTGCCTGCAGATTCTTAATAAGAACTTTTAGGTAGGATAGCTCTTTATTATCTTTTTTCAGTTGTTCTATCTCTGCCTGCTGTTCTTTTACAGCATTAATAAGTGTATAAGTAAGTTCAGAACCGTTATATTCCCTCAGATCTTCGAAATCTTTATATTTTGTTTTCGTAACAGTAGATGGCAACACTTTTTCAATTTCCTGTGCAATAACTCCAACATATGTTTTTCCGTCTGCCTTGAATGGTGATTTGCCGTTATATTCAAAAGTCACAGGACGGATGGCTAAAATTTCTTTCAGCCCTTTTTGATAGTCGCGGATGTCTTTTTTTACCCTCGCATCAGAAAAGGTACCCCAAGATCCGCCACCTGGTTTGTCTGCTGTACCATTAACGGAAAGCTTCGACGTCGGGGCCGTAGTTCCTATTCCTACATCACCGTTATTTTTAACGATCAATTTCTTGTCGGCAGCTCCCCCGCTGGATGTCGCTACAAAAAAATCAGCAGCACCCTGTCCTGAGGATCCACTGATGTATTGCGCTCCCACAGATATAGGCCAAGCCCCCTGGCCGTTGTTTGGGTTAAATCCAATAAAGGCTGCCTGCCCTGTTGCAGCTGTACCCGTTGCACCTCCAATCTGCAGGCCCGGCTGCGATATGCTGCTTGATAGCGGATGAACTATAGACAAAGGATAACCTGAAGTGTTGGTTGTAGTAATATTGACATTGCTGTTCCCCGAGAAAGTCACGGAATTATTACCTTGAGCTATGGTGGTATTTTCGGTTAGTGTACCGCCAAGCTTTACATTATTGGATGCCATTGTAAGACCGTTACTTGCCGTATAAGGCGTGGCACTGGGAATGGTTTGCCAGGTTGCAAGCCCATTGGCATCACTCGTAAGTACTTTGCCGGAACCTTGTGTTCCATCCACAATTTTGATCGCTCCGTTGGTGTTCCCATTATTCACTTCCAGTTTGGCTCCTGGATTATAATTTCCTATACCAACTCTTCCATTGGATACAACAGACATAATAGTAGTCACTGAAGCCGAGGCATCATTGGAAACCGACTGGTAATTCAGAAAACCATTAGTCCCGTCGGTGGTCATATTCACTTTCATCACTCGCTGGCCTGTAGGATTACCCAATGCCTCAAAATAAAGACCTGGCCCCGACAAACCATTGCTGGATGAAGGTCCTGTAAGCAATATTCCAGGTGTGTTGTATGATGCAGTAATAGCTGATGTGGAACCATTTTCTACAATGTGTAATCTTCCGGCAGGAGTAGTGGTTCCAATTCCGACTCTGCCATTATTTGAGCTTGTAAGATACATTAGCTCATTAAGAACAGGATTTCCTACACTGAAGGAGAGATATCTGGTTCCATTAAGAGTTCCGGTGCTCTCATCACCAAAATTGATTCTGGCAATTTGACTTCCCCCTGAATCGGTATTGGTTCTCATATTTATCCCAAAATTTTCAACTCTATTGCCGTAAGAGTAGGAGGGCTGACCAATGTTTATATCAAGTGCATTTTTAGACGCTGCTGAAGTTATAGCGGCGTTGATGTATTGGTTACCCTGTACATCCAGTTTGGCTGAAGGGGTAGCGGTACCTATTGCCACTCTGTTGTTCACAGCATCCACATTAAATGTAGTGCCATCTACTGTAAAATGACTGGTGCCGGTTGTAGCTGCGGAGGTAAAATTGGTAGTATAGGTATCCTGTGCGATGGTGGTATTTTCAATCAGCGTGCCACCTAACTTCGTGTTATTACCAGTCATCGTAAGTCCATTGTTGGCGGTATAGGGACTGCCACCATCACCTACCGCCATTTTGATCCATCTGCCTGCACCCGATGCTGCGGCGGCATCAAAATAATAATAGCCCACGCTGGTTATGTTTTCACGCTGTGTTCCAGATGCTGCATCACCTCCCGATATATCGGTGATATAGATTAGGGCGCCGTTCTGGTTAGTTCCGTAGTTTGCCGTATTGGCTGTGAGTTCTGCTCGCGTCAGGCGTGGTGCCTGCATCCCGATGGTTTGGGTATTATCGGTAATATTACCTGAAGCATCGCGCTTAGCTCTCACATCAAAAGTGGTAGAGGGTGTCTGATTGTTTACGCCCACCTGGCTGTAAACAAGGCCCGATAAAATAATACCGGCCGTTAGTAAAATTTTTTTCATTTGAAAGTTTTATAAAATTTGCTTTATTAAATAATTAAAACTCGGTTATATGCAAAGCAGTTATAGACGAGTTGGTCTTTTTAAGACTTTTATTATTCACTGAAATTTCTGATTTTTGGGTACCGCAAACCTTATCCTTTTTTAAGAATAATAAATTTATCTGCACACTCTTGGAAAACACCTCATATAGAGTTTCCTTTTTAGAAGTCAGGATTTGAAATTAGCTATTGTAATTTTGTGGTTAGAAATATCTATGTCTCCTTTTAATTCTTGTAAATGATCATAAAATTCTTTTTTTCATCATGTGCGTCTTTTGTGTTTTACATTTAATAAATCATCATGTTTACATTTAATTTTAATGGTTTTATACGTGGTTACTGTTTTTGTAATAAGAAGAAATACTAAATCAAAAATGTTACTTTTTTATCTTAATTTTAAAGGTAGTCCAATCAAGACTACTTTTATAATTAATTGATTTACAGTTCAATAAATTACATAGTGCTTTTGTGTGACATTTATGTTAAAACAATAACAAACCAGATAGAATCGGTAAAAATAATCAGTTATGCATGATTTATTAATGTGTTGAAAAACAATATTTTAATTAATTTGGTAAATCGGAAATTATATCTATATTTGTGCATAAGAGTAGTCTTGATTGGACTACTTTTTCGCCTTATATTTACTGATAATCATAAATTTACTCTAAATGAACTTCAAATTTTCCCTATCTGAAACAGGAACAAGTAGTCATATTTTTTTATCTATCAGTGATTATCGTTTTAAAGAAATACATATTCTCACTCCATTAAAAATTTCGCCAGATCAATGGGACGAAGAGAAGCAGCGTCCTCAAAATATATATCTGAAAAATTCTAAGATTATTAACAGGATTATTGATTCAATAAAGGTTAATTTTACAAATTATATTGAAACATTTATATCTCAGAAGAAGAAAATTACCGCAAAACGGCTAGAAACTTTGATGCAGAATGAAATATTGCTTAAAAATAGTGCGCAATTAGATGGGACATTATTATACTTCGCAAGTCTTTATATCGAGTCCCGTAAAGAGATAGTATGTCACTCAACCTTCAAACGTTACAATGTATTTTTCAGGCTTCTGGAAAGATTTGAAGGATTTACTAAAAATAGGATTTATGTGAAGGATCTTAATTCTAACTTTATTAAAGATTTCAATATTTTCGGAAATGAAGAAATGTATAGTAAGAGCACAATATACCGTACTTTAAACTTTATCAAAACTATTCTGAATTTTGCAGAAAAGAAAGGAATTTCGACAAGCATTAGGGAGTTTGAATATAAAAGAGATAAAGCGGAGACAGAGATCATTACCTTAAATGACGATGAACTCCTATTGATTGAGAAAACTGAAGTTCCCACAGCATTACAGGATGCAAAAGATTGGCTGCTAATTAGTTGTTATACAGGACAGCGTATTTCGGATTTTATGTGCTTTTCAGCAGACAAACTGCTTGAAATTGAAAATAGGTTATGCATTAATTTTGTCCAGAAAAAAACAGGTAAAACCATTTTGCTGCCTCTGCATCCTGCCGTAATAGACATCATCAGAAAAAGTAAAAACGACTTTCCTACATTAATTAATAAGGAATTATATAACCGGAATATCAAAGAAATTGGTAAGATTTGTAAAATCAATAATAATATCAAAGCTAAAAAGAGAATTGGACATAGGGTGAAAGAGCTTATTGTAGAAAAATGGGAAGTTTTATCCAGCCACATAGGGAGAAGAAGTTTTTCTACAAATTTTTATGGGAAAATTCCAACACCGCTTCTAATAGGCGCTACAGGTCACAGTTCGGAACAAATGTTTTTAAAGTACATCAATCGTTTTGACAAAGATAAGATAGTAAGCTTAAGTAATCATTTTAACCATATTCACAGCCAATATCCTGCCCATATTCAATTGCCACATTCTTAGGGATGACATGCCTTTGTTTTACAAAGGAAAGGCTGCCGGTGGCGACCACCCGGTCCTCAGGGGATTCTTATCTTGATAGTCAGAGAGTTTAAGAATGAGAGAGTTTGAGTGAGGATAAAACCATAATATTCACAAAAGTTCTGCGATAAGCCGGTGGCTGAGGCTCTCAGCCATACTTTATAATCATGAAGAGTACAGCTTTGAAAGCAGAAGGGCAGACAAGGTTCTGTATTGATCTACAAATAATTTTAGAAAGCAATTCACAACGTCAATCAGATGCAATTTGTTTTATGAATCTAAATTAGTAATGAATTTGACTTGTCATTTTGATTTATTTCGTACATTAATGATGTCTAAAACAAATATATCCCATTACTCTCATCCGTCTGATTATTATAGCTACATTGCAATACCTTAGAAACAAAATATTGATGATATGACAGAAATTAAAATTGAAAACAAAGACCCATTGTGCGCTGGATTTTAGGGCTGCCCGCTACACCAGCTTTGATTGGTTGTTCAATAATATTAAACTGAACATAGAATGAAAAAATCTGGAATTATAATCTCGAACTTGTAAGATCCTTTCTTTTTTTCCATACCATGAATTTTAAATGATCATTAGTCATTTAATCATTTTTATGGAAATCTTACATATGCCTGATATAATGGGCCAGAGTACTAAATATGATCCTGAAATCAAGGATTTGTTAACACTTTATTTCCATCCAACAGATCAATACACCATTGTAAACCTAATATTATGTCAAACGATATTTATACGATTAAGAAATTACTCAATACAAAAAATGGAACTTTCACCTATTATAGCCTTGCTGAAATGCAATTACAGGGGTTTGATATTGAAAGACTTCCATTTTCTATCCGCATACTCTTAGAAAATGTTTTGCGGAACTTTGATGATTTTGCTGTTACCAGAGAAAATATTGAAACCCTATTGAACTGGCAGCCCAAGTCTACCGGCAAAGATATTCCTTTTAAGCCTGCACGCGTCTTAATGCAGGATTTTACTGGGGTACCAGCTGTTGTAGATATTGCGTCTCTGCGCGCTGAAGTAACCCGTAAGGGCAAAAATCCGGATACCATCAATCCACTCATTCCTGTGGATTTAGTCATAGACCATTCGGTTCAGGTAGATTATTTTGGGACGGAGTATGCCTATGATCGTAATATGGAGATGGAGTATAAGCGTAATCGTGAACGGTACCAATTTTTAAAATGGGCACAAAAATCGTTTAGTAATTTCAATGTTGTTCCTCCGGGTATGGGGATTTGTCACCAGGTGAATCTGGAATATCTTTCTAAAGGTGTTTTGGAGCGTAATGGTGAAATCTTTCCTGATACACTTGTCGGTACAGATAGCCATACACCGATGGTAAATGGTATTGGAGTTATTGGTTGGGGAGTAGGGGGTATAGAGGCAGAAGCTGCAATTTTAGGACAGCCCGTCTACTTTATTATGCCCGAAGTTATAGGCCTTAAACTAACAGGTAGAATTCCTTTAGGTTCTACCGCCACAGATATGGTTTTAACCATTGCCGAAGTACTGAGAAAATACGGTGTCGTGGGTAAGTTTGTAGAAGTTTTCGGAAGTGGATTGGATTATCTTACGGTGCCGGACAGGGCCACAATTGGAAATATGTCGCCTGAATTTGGCTGTACCGTTACTTACTTTCCTATCGATGATAAAACACTTGAGTACATGCGCGCAACCAACAGGCCAGAGGAACAGGTAAAGCTTGTAGAAGACTATTGTAAAGCCAATATGCTGTGGCGTACGAATAATGAAAATATTACATATACAGATATCATAGAGTTGGATCTTTCAACTATAGAACCTACCGTATCCGGTCCCAAAAGGCCTCAGGATAAGATATTACTCAAAGATTTTAAGCCCAAATTTATAGACCTTCTGCACAGCTCATTTGGTCGTACTTATGTCAAGCCGCAGGAACAGCTTACCCGTTGGTATTCGGAAGGAGGAAGTGCGCTTCCGATAGATCACAAAACGGACATGCAGCCTGACACAAAAATCGAGGGAAAAATGGAAGATGGAATGAAAACTGTTGCCATCACCCAGGGGCATGAACAATTTATACTTTCAGACGGTTCAGTAGTAATTGCAGCAATTACATCATGTACCAATACTTCTAATCCATATGTTAT
This genomic window contains:
- a CDS encoding helix-turn-helix domain-containing protein, whose protein sequence is MITIKHPDKLEACSDILQKSKLNTFDVINLQKKIFGSENASIGQFNQRHKSYDKSTIIKILDYQRKNSLNNSELAIHFRLSRNTVAKWKKLFL
- a CDS encoding transposase, coding for MNFKQIHIGKLIEQRVQETQIELTRICKFFDCTEKEIAQMYEAENLYADFILKWCKLLEYDFFRIYSQHLILYAPIDNQKYENKKTGKLALPSFRKNIYTKEIIEFVIELIRNETKTTSQITEEYNIPKTTLYKWLQKYSTIRDRKIS
- a CDS encoding tail fiber domain-containing protein, which translates into the protein MKKILLTAGIILSGLVYSQVGVNNQTPSTTFDVRAKRDASGNITDNTQTIGMQAPRLTRAELTANTANYGTNQNGALIYITDISGGDAASGTQRENITSVGYYYFDAAAASGAGRWIKMAVGDGGSPYTANNGLTMTGNNTKLGGTLIENTTIAQDTYTTNFTSAATTGTSHFTVDGTTFNVDAVNNRVAIGTATPSAKLDVQGNQYINAAITSAASKNALDINIGQPSYSYGNRVENFGINMRTNTDSGGSQIARINFGDESTGTLNGTRYLSFSVGNPVLNELMYLTSSNNGRVGIGTTTPAGRLHIVENGSTSAITASYNTPGILLTGPSSSNGLSGPGLYFEALGNPTGQRVMKVNMTTDGTNGFLNYQSVSNDASASVTTIMSVVSNGRVGIGNYNPGAKLEVNNGNTNGAIKIVDGTQGSGKVLTSDANGLATWQTIPSATPYTASNGLTMASNNVKLGGTLTENTTIAQGNNSVTFSGNSNVNITTTNTSGYPLSIVHPLSSSISQPGLQIGGATGTAATGQAAFIGFNPNNGQGAWPISVGAQYISGSSGQGAADFFVATSSGGAADKKLIVKNNGDVGIGTTAPTSKLSVNGTADKPGGGSWGTFSDARVKKDIRDYQKGLKEILAIRPVTFEYNGKSPFKADGKTYVGVIAQEIEKVLPSTVTKTKYKDFEDLREYNGSELTYTLINAVKEQQAEIEQLKKDNKELSYLKVLIKNLQAEVEGMKKNR
- a CDS encoding phage integrase SAM-like domain-containing protein, whose protein sequence is MNFKFSLSETGTSSHIFLSISDYRFKEIHILTPLKISPDQWDEEKQRPQNIYLKNSKIINRIIDSIKVNFTNYIETFISQKKKITAKRLETLMQNEILLKNSAQLDGTLLYFASLYIESRKEIVCHSTFKRYNVFFRLLERFEGFTKNRIYVKDLNSNFIKDFNIFGNEEMYSKSTIYRTLNFIKTILNFAEKKGISTSIREFEYKRDKAETEIITLNDDELLLIEKTEVPTALQDAKDWLLISCYTGQRISDFMCFSADKLLEIENRLCINFVQKKTGKTILLPLHPAVIDIIRKSKNDFPTLINKELYNRNIKEIGKICKINNNIKAKKRIGHRVKELIVEKWEVLSSHIGRRSFSTNFYGKIPTPLLIGATGHSSEQMFLKYINRFDKDKIVSLSNHFNHIHSQYPAHIQLPHS
- the acnA gene encoding aconitate hydratase AcnA, which encodes MSNDIYTIKKLLNTKNGTFTYYSLAEMQLQGFDIERLPFSIRILLENVLRNFDDFAVTRENIETLLNWQPKSTGKDIPFKPARVLMQDFTGVPAVVDIASLRAEVTRKGKNPDTINPLIPVDLVIDHSVQVDYFGTEYAYDRNMEMEYKRNRERYQFLKWAQKSFSNFNVVPPGMGICHQVNLEYLSKGVLERNGEIFPDTLVGTDSHTPMVNGIGVIGWGVGGIEAEAAILGQPVYFIMPEVIGLKLTGRIPLGSTATDMVLTIAEVLRKYGVVGKFVEVFGSGLDYLTVPDRATIGNMSPEFGCTVTYFPIDDKTLEYMRATNRPEEQVKLVEDYCKANMLWRTNNENITYTDIIELDLSTIEPTVSGPKRPQDKILLKDFKPKFIDLLHSSFGRTYVKPQEQLTRWYSEGGSALPIDHKTDMQPDTKIEGKMEDGMKTVAITQGHEQFILSDGSVVIAAITSCTNTSNPYVMIGAGLVARKAREHGLDVMPWVKTSLAPGSKVVTDYLIKADLLDDFEAMKFHIVGYGCTTCIGNSGPLPPSIAKAIEENEIVAASVLSGNRNFEARIHPQIKMNFLMSPMLVVAYAIAGRVDIDLINEPISYDPNQQPVYLKDIWPSDDEIRSIMQGVLSPTHYAQSYDTIFDGNEIWQELKIPAEKNYVWDEKSTYIKEAPFFKDLPEEPQPLKNIDHAYVLLDLGDSITTDHISPAGSYGENSAAGLYLRNRGVEKADFNSYGSRRGHDEVMVRGTFANVRIKNKLADKEGGYTKFLPTGEEMSVFDASVKYKEAKIPLIVLAGKEYGSGSSRDWAAKGTFLLGIKAVLAESYERIHRSNLVGMGVLPMQYLEGQNAQSLGLSGKEQFTINGLSDDIKPLQELEIIATDSDGHMKKFRVIARLDSQIEIEYYKNEGILQYVLRRFLKKS